From Bacteroidales bacterium, one genomic window encodes:
- the rpoB gene encoding DNA-directed RNA polymerase subunit beta yields MLQNTNNKRISFATSKTLLDYPDFLEVQLKSFKDFFQLDTTAENRKNEGLYKVFQEVFSQNSDPKGIRDTRNNFVLEFIDYFIDPPRYSMDECLDRGLTYSVPLNAKLKLSCTDPEHEDFEQVIQDVYLGNIPYMTPQGTFIINGSERIVVSQLHRSPGVFFGQSMHTNGTKLYSARIIPFKGSWIEFTTDINNVMYAYIDRKKKLPVTTLLRAIGFESDKDILNIFGLAQEVKATKPELEKCIGKTLAARVLKTWNEDFADEDTGEVMYIERTEIVVERETVLTEDLIDKIIDSGVSYILIHNEDASAAEYAIIYNTLQKDVCNTQKDAIFYTYRQLRNSEPPDEATAKDVIEKLFFSDKRYDLGTVGRYRLNKKLNLTTSPDVRVLTKQDIIEIIRYLIQLINSKATVDDIDHLSNRRIRTVGEQLANQFSVGLARMARTIRERMNVRDNEVFKPVDLINSKTLSSVINSFFGTSQLSQFMDQTNPIAEMTHKRRLSALGPGGLSRDRAGFEVRDVHYTHYGRLCPIETPEGPNIGLISSLCVYARINDLGFIETPYRKVDNGVVDLAQKGVVYLSAEEEENQMVAQANVNLDDDGKILDDRIKCRWQADYPVVGKQDVHLIDVAPNQIASLAASIIPFLEHDDANRALMGSNMMRQAVPIICPEAPIVGTGLEEPIIRDSRTQIAAEGKGEVVFVDANEIHVKYDRTEDEKFVSFTSDVTVYKLPMYRKTNQSTSIRLKPIVMKGQKVEKGEIMTEGYASQNGELALGRNLKVAFMPWKGYNYEDAVVLSERMVREDIFTSVHVDEYIMEVRDTKRGPEELTRDIPNVSEDATKNLDENGIIRVGASVEPGDILIGKITPKGETDPSPEEKLLRAIFGDKAGDVKDASLKASASLTGTVIGKRLFRRVGSGKNSEGEKKKLKASIKSNVAKAEEEFQKKSEELKAIFMDKLMTLTAKKTSLGVSDMYGTLLIPKGEMFKKEDLNNIDYKNINPTKWTSDKHTNTLIKALISNYLIQFNELKSQNNRRNYDITIGDDLPNGITQLAKVYLAKKRKIRVGDKVAGRHGNKGIVAKIVSDEDMPFMEDGTIMDIVLNPLGVPSRMNLGQIYETVLGWAGRQLGLKFATPIFDGASLENICKYTDKAGLPRYGTTWLRDGGTGEMFDQPATVGVIYMIKLDHMVDDKMHARSTGPYSLITQQPLGGKAQLGGQRFGEMEVWALEAFGAANVLQEILTIKSDDITGRSRAYEAIVKGEPMPQPGIPESLNVLLHELRGLGLSIHLD; encoded by the coding sequence ATGTTGCAAAACACTAATAATAAGCGAATTTCATTCGCAACCTCTAAAACCCTTCTTGACTACCCGGACTTTCTTGAGGTTCAGTTAAAATCTTTCAAGGATTTCTTCCAGCTGGATACAACAGCTGAGAACAGAAAGAACGAGGGCTTGTATAAGGTTTTTCAGGAGGTTTTCTCACAAAATTCAGATCCTAAAGGAATTAGAGATACGCGCAATAACTTTGTACTGGAGTTCATTGATTATTTCATTGACCCTCCGCGCTACTCCATGGATGAGTGTCTGGACAGAGGACTTACTTACAGCGTTCCGCTGAACGCTAAGTTGAAGCTGTCATGCACGGACCCGGAACATGAAGATTTTGAGCAGGTTATACAAGACGTCTATCTGGGAAACATTCCTTACATGACCCCGCAGGGCACATTTATTATCAACGGATCAGAGAGAATTGTAGTTTCTCAGCTGCATCGTTCTCCGGGAGTATTCTTCGGGCAGAGCATGCACACAAACGGAACTAAACTTTACTCAGCAAGAATTATCCCGTTCAAGGGTTCTTGGATTGAGTTCACGACAGACATTAACAATGTCATGTACGCATACATTGACCGCAAGAAAAAATTGCCGGTCACTACGCTTCTTAGAGCAATTGGCTTTGAGAGCGATAAAGACATATTAAACATTTTCGGACTTGCACAGGAAGTTAAGGCCACTAAGCCCGAACTGGAAAAATGCATTGGTAAAACCCTTGCAGCCAGAGTTTTAAAGACTTGGAACGAGGACTTCGCAGATGAGGATACCGGCGAGGTCATGTACATAGAGAGGACAGAGATTGTTGTTGAGAGAGAGACCGTTCTAACAGAGGATTTAATTGATAAAATTATAGATTCCGGTGTTTCTTACATCCTGATTCACAATGAGGATGCGAGCGCTGCGGAATATGCAATAATTTATAACACTTTGCAGAAAGATGTCTGCAACACTCAGAAAGACGCTATCTTCTATACTTACAGACAGTTGCGCAATTCTGAACCGCCAGATGAGGCTACGGCAAAGGATGTTATTGAGAAGCTTTTCTTCTCCGACAAGAGATATGATTTGGGAACTGTCGGGAGATACAGACTTAACAAGAAGTTGAATTTGACAACATCCCCGGATGTGAGGGTGCTGACAAAACAAGATATTATTGAAATCATCCGCTATTTGATTCAGCTGATTAATTCAAAGGCGACGGTAGATGATATTGACCACTTGAGCAACAGAAGAATACGTACTGTTGGAGAGCAGCTTGCAAACCAGTTTAGCGTTGGTCTGGCACGAATGGCAAGAACAATTAGGGAGAGAATGAATGTGAGAGATAATGAGGTGTTTAAGCCTGTTGACCTAATCAACTCTAAAACTCTTTCTTCTGTAATTAACTCATTCTTTGGCACTAGCCAGCTGTCCCAGTTTATGGACCAGACAAACCCTATCGCTGAGATGACTCACAAGAGAAGGTTGTCAGCATTAGGTCCCGGCGGACTTAGCAGAGATAGAGCAGGATTTGAAGTACGAGACGTTCACTACACTCACTACGGAAGACTTTGCCCTATTGAGACACCAGAAGGTCCTAACATTGGATTGATTTCTTCTCTATGCGTTTACGCAAGAATTAATGACCTTGGCTTTATTGAGACTCCATATAGAAAAGTTGATAACGGAGTTGTTGACCTGGCCCAGAAGGGAGTTGTTTATCTGAGTGCGGAAGAGGAAGAGAATCAGATGGTTGCACAGGCAAATGTTAACCTTGACGATGACGGAAAGATTTTGGATGATAGAATCAAATGCAGATGGCAGGCTGACTATCCTGTTGTCGGAAAGCAGGATGTCCACTTGATTGACGTTGCGCCAAACCAGATTGCATCTCTTGCAGCATCAATTATTCCTTTCTTGGAACATGATGATGCAAACCGTGCGTTGATGGGTTCTAACATGATGCGCCAGGCAGTTCCTATTATTTGCCCGGAGGCTCCTATTGTTGGAACAGGTTTGGAGGAACCAATTATCAGAGATTCCAGAACTCAGATTGCAGCAGAAGGAAAAGGAGAGGTTGTTTTTGTTGATGCAAATGAGATTCATGTGAAATACGACAGAACTGAGGATGAGAAGTTTGTAAGCTTCACTTCCGACGTTACAGTATACAAGCTTCCAATGTACAGGAAGACAAACCAAAGTACCTCTATCCGTTTGAAACCTATCGTGATGAAAGGACAAAAGGTAGAGAAAGGCGAGATTATGACAGAGGGCTATGCTTCCCAAAACGGAGAGCTTGCTCTTGGAAGAAATCTTAAGGTTGCCTTCATGCCTTGGAAGGGTTATAACTATGAGGATGCCGTTGTACTAAGCGAGAGGATGGTCCGCGAGGATATCTTCACTTCTGTGCATGTAGATGAATACATCATGGAAGTGCGTGATACTAAGCGTGGTCCGGAGGAGCTTACAAGAGATATTCCTAACGTAAGCGAGGATGCTACAAAGAACCTTGACGAGAACGGAATTATCAGAGTTGGAGCTTCTGTTGAACCTGGAGATATTCTAATTGGAAAAATCACTCCTAAGGGAGAGACGGATCCTTCTCCGGAGGAGAAACTTTTGAGAGCTATCTTTGGTGATAAGGCGGGTGATGTTAAGGATGCTTCACTTAAGGCATCTGCTTCACTTACAGGTACTGTCATCGGAAAGAGATTGTTCAGGAGAGTTGGTTCCGGAAAGAATTCAGAGGGAGAGAAGAAGAAGCTTAAGGCTTCTATCAAGAGCAATGTTGCAAAGGCCGAGGAGGAATTCCAGAAGAAATCAGAGGAGCTTAAGGCTATCTTTATGGATAAGCTCATGACTCTTACTGCAAAGAAGACTTCATTAGGTGTCAGCGACATGTACGGAACTCTTCTTATCCCTAAGGGTGAGATGTTTAAGAAGGAAGACCTTAACAATATAGATTATAAGAATATTAATCCTACAAAATGGACTTCCGATAAACACACTAACACGCTAATTAAGGCGTTGATTAGCAATTATCTTATCCAGTTTAATGAGCTTAAGTCTCAGAATAACAGGAGAAACTACGATATCACTATCGGCGACGACCTTCCAAACGGAATTACTCAGCTTGCCAAAGTTTATCTGGCCAAGAAGAGAAAGATTAGAGTTGGTGATAAGGTTGCGGGACGCCACGGCAACAAGGGTATTGTAGCCAAGATTGTAAGCGACGAGGATATGCCTTTCATGGAGGACGGAACTATTATGGATATTGTTCTTAACCCTCTAGGTGTGCCTTCCCGTATGAACCTTGGACAGATTTATGAGACCGTTCTTGGATGGGCAGGACGCCAGCTTGGACTTAAGTTTGCCACCCCTATCTTTGATGGAGCTTCTCTGGAAAATATTTGCAAATACACAGATAAGGCGGGACTTCCTAGATATGGAACTACCTGGCTAAGAGACGGAGGCACGGGCGAGATGTTTGACCAGCCTGCCACGGTCGGAGTTATCTACATGATAAAGCTAGACCACATGGTAGATGATAAGATGCACGCACGTTCAACCGGTCCTTATTCTCTTATTACTCAGCAGCCTCTTGGCGGAAAAGCTCAGCTGGGAGGCCAGAGATTTGGAGAGATGGAGGTTTGGGCTCTAGAAGCATTTGGAGCTGCAAACGTTCTGCAGGAGATTCTAACTATCAAGTCAGATGATATCACAGGCAGAAGCCGTGCTTATGAGGCAATTGTAAAGGGTGAGCCGATGCCGCAACCAGGTATTCCTGAGTCACTTAACGTATTGCTTCATGAACTTAGAGGCTTGGGGCTAAGCATTCATTTGGATTAA
- the rpoC gene encoding DNA-directed RNA polymerase subunit beta' has translation MPLKKDNKVKTNFSKIRISLASPEEILERSHGEVLKPETVNYRTYKPERDGLFCERIFGPTKDYECYCGKYKRIRYRGIVCDRCGVEVTEKKVRREREGHITLTVPVAHIWYFRSNPNKIGALLGIKSKQLDSIIYYERYVVIQPGVAAQRSETKEPVKELDLLTEDEYLALVDTLPKENQQLPDDDPNKFIAEMGADAIYKLLKKLDLDQLSYTLRSSLENETSQQRKAESLKRLSVIEAFRDSKDINKPEWMIMKVIPVIPPDLRPLVPLDGGRFATSDLNDLYRRVIIRNNRLKKLIEIKAPEVILRNEKRMLQEAVDSLFDNSKKSNSIKTESNRALKSLSDSLKGKQGRFRQNLLGKRVDYSARSVIVVGPELKMHECGLPKFIAAELFKPFIIRKLLERGIVKTVKSAKKMVDRKDPVIWDILENVMKGHPVLLNRAPTLHRLGIQAFQPKLIEGKAIQLHPLACTPFNADFDGDQMAVHLPLGNAAVLEAQLLMLCTHNILNPANGAPITVPSQDMVLGLYYITKPRKGVKGEGMYFYGPEEVIIAHNEQRLDLHAVIHVRLPKDFMDITKGYEIKETTAGRVIFNQVVPKEVGYINQLINKKSLRDIIGNVIKVCGAKRATEFLDDVKAMGYMMAFKGGLSFNINNVIVPAEKEKLVNEGYKKVDAVKANFDAGLITNNERYNQIIDIWTNVNNELANIVVKEISADNQGFNPVWMMLDSGARGSKEQIRQLCGMRGLMAKPQKSGATGGNEIIENPILANFKEGLSVLEYFISTHGARKGLADTALKTADAGYLTRRLVDVSHDVIITEEDCGTLRGLVATEIKNKDEVVETLYDRILGRTTVHDIYNPLNGEKIIGAGEEITEEIASTIQSLPIEAVEIRSVLTCESKKGVCAKCYGRNLARSRMVEKGEVVGVIAAQSIGEPGTQLTLRTFHVGGTASNSVVESEITSKYDGKLEFEELRTLDKKGDDGSKQTIVTGRATEVRIVDVNTEITMSEYRVPYGSILYFKEGDSVKKGDKICEWDAYNALTLAEVDGTAMYDSLIENETFKSEALDEISGHSERVVIESKDKNKNPAIRIVDASGNELKSYNLPVNAHIMVNNKQKIKAGDILVKIPRTAGSKAGDITGGLPRVTELFEARNPSNPAIVAEINGDVTMGKIKRGNREIIIKAKSGEEKHYLVPLTKQILVQENDYVRAGDPLSDGAIAPSDILAILGPTKVQEYIVNEVQAVYRMQGVKINDKHFEVIVRQMMRKVQVVDPGDTRFLPEQLVDRQEFMKSNDELWDKKVVLDAGDSKNLQAGQIVTVRKLRDENSMLKRQALKTVEARDAVAATANQILQGITKAALKTNSFMSAASFQETTKVLSEAAIYGKTDYLEGLKENVICGHPIPAGTGLRDYEKIVVTSADEYRRMMQATQENGPANSVESQMKANAEGEEENRDNQ, from the coding sequence ATGCCTTTAAAGAAAGATAATAAAGTTAAGACCAATTTCAGCAAGATTAGAATCAGCCTTGCTTCTCCGGAGGAAATCCTGGAGAGGTCTCACGGCGAGGTGCTGAAACCGGAAACTGTTAACTATCGTACATATAAGCCAGAAAGAGACGGATTGTTCTGCGAGAGAATCTTTGGTCCTACAAAGGACTACGAGTGCTATTGCGGAAAATATAAAAGAATCCGCTACCGTGGAATTGTTTGCGACCGCTGCGGTGTTGAGGTTACGGAGAAGAAAGTCCGCAGAGAGAGAGAAGGTCATATTACGCTTACCGTTCCTGTTGCGCACATATGGTATTTCCGTTCCAACCCTAACAAGATTGGAGCATTGCTTGGCATTAAGAGCAAGCAGCTGGATTCCATTATTTATTATGAGAGATACGTTGTCATTCAGCCGGGTGTTGCCGCTCAGAGGAGCGAGACAAAAGAGCCTGTTAAGGAGCTTGACCTTCTAACTGAGGATGAATATCTTGCATTGGTAGATACTCTTCCAAAGGAGAACCAGCAGCTGCCGGATGATGACCCTAACAAGTTTATTGCAGAGATGGGAGCAGATGCCATCTACAAACTGCTTAAGAAACTTGACCTGGACCAGCTTTCTTACACTTTAAGAAGCAGCCTGGAGAATGAGACATCACAGCAGAGAAAAGCAGAATCACTTAAGAGACTGAGTGTTATAGAAGCATTCAGAGATTCTAAAGATATCAATAAGCCGGAGTGGATGATTATGAAGGTCATCCCTGTTATACCTCCGGATTTAAGACCTCTTGTACCTCTTGACGGAGGAAGATTTGCAACTTCTGATTTGAATGATCTTTACAGAAGGGTCATTATCAGAAACAACAGGTTGAAGAAACTTATTGAGATTAAGGCTCCTGAGGTCATTCTTAGAAATGAGAAGAGAATGTTGCAGGAGGCTGTGGATTCTTTGTTTGATAATTCAAAGAAATCAAACTCAATTAAGACTGAGTCAAACAGAGCGCTTAAGTCTTTGTCAGATTCTTTGAAAGGAAAGCAGGGAAGATTCCGTCAGAATTTGCTTGGAAAACGTGTGGACTATTCTGCACGTTCAGTTATTGTCGTTGGCCCGGAGCTTAAGATGCATGAATGCGGTCTTCCAAAATTCATTGCGGCTGAGCTGTTCAAACCGTTCATTATCCGCAAGTTGCTGGAGAGAGGAATTGTCAAGACAGTAAAGAGCGCAAAGAAGATGGTAGACAGAAAAGACCCGGTTATTTGGGACATCCTGGAAAATGTAATGAAAGGACATCCTGTTTTGCTTAACCGTGCCCCTACTCTGCATAGACTTGGTATTCAGGCATTCCAGCCAAAATTGATAGAAGGAAAAGCAATACAGCTTCACCCTCTTGCATGTACTCCGTTCAACGCGGACTTTGATGGTGACCAAATGGCCGTCCATCTGCCGCTGGGAAATGCTGCAGTACTTGAGGCTCAGCTGCTTATGCTTTGCACCCACAATATTCTTAATCCTGCCAACGGAGCCCCTATTACGGTTCCATCACAGGATATGGTTCTTGGACTTTACTACATTACAAAACCAAGAAAGGGTGTCAAGGGAGAAGGAATGTATTTCTATGGTCCTGAGGAAGTTATCATTGCCCACAATGAGCAGCGCCTGGACTTGCATGCAGTTATTCATGTAAGACTTCCAAAAGATTTCATGGATATAACCAAAGGTTATGAAATTAAAGAGACTACCGCCGGAAGAGTTATTTTCAACCAGGTGGTTCCTAAAGAAGTTGGTTATATTAACCAGCTGATTAACAAGAAGTCTCTGAGAGATATCATTGGAAATGTCATAAAGGTATGCGGAGCAAAGAGAGCTACTGAATTCCTGGATGACGTTAAGGCAATGGGTTACATGATGGCGTTCAAAGGCGGTCTGTCATTTAACATCAACAACGTTATTGTACCTGCAGAAAAGGAGAAACTTGTTAATGAAGGATACAAGAAGGTTGATGCTGTAAAGGCTAACTTTGATGCCGGTCTTATCACAAACAATGAGCGTTACAACCAGATTATTGATATTTGGACAAATGTCAATAATGAGCTTGCCAACATAGTTGTAAAAGAGATTTCAGCAGATAATCAGGGATTTAACCCAGTTTGGATGATGCTGGACTCCGGAGCCCGTGGTTCTAAAGAGCAGATTCGTCAGCTTTGCGGAATGAGAGGTTTGATGGCAAAGCCACAGAAGTCAGGTGCAACGGGAGGTAATGAAATTATTGAGAACCCTATTCTTGCAAACTTCAAGGAGGGTTTGTCAGTTTTGGAATATTTCATCTCCACTCACGGTGCACGTAAAGGTTTGGCTGATACCGCATTAAAGACAGCAGATGCAGGATATCTAACAAGACGTCTTGTAGATGTATCTCATGATGTGATAATTACAGAGGAAGACTGCGGAACGCTTAGAGGACTTGTCGCGACAGAGATTAAAAATAAGGATGAAGTTGTAGAGACACTTTATGATAGAATCCTTGGAAGAACCACTGTTCATGATATTTACAATCCTCTTAACGGAGAGAAGATTATTGGTGCCGGAGAAGAAATTACAGAGGAGATTGCATCAACAATTCAGTCTTTGCCTATTGAGGCTGTTGAAATTAGGTCAGTGCTTACTTGCGAAAGCAAGAAGGGAGTTTGTGCTAAATGCTACGGCCGCAACCTTGCAAGAAGCAGAATGGTAGAAAAGGGAGAAGTTGTTGGAGTTATTGCTGCTCAGTCAATTGGAGAGCCAGGTACACAGCTTACACTTAGAACATTCCACGTTGGAGGTACTGCATCTAACTCTGTTGTTGAGAGCGAGATTACATCAAAATATGATGGAAAGCTTGAATTTGAGGAGCTTAGGACTTTGGACAAGAAGGGTGATGACGGGAGCAAACAGACAATTGTAACGGGCCGCGCAACGGAAGTTAGAATTGTGGATGTTAATACTGAAATCACAATGTCCGAATACAGAGTACCTTACGGCTCTATTCTATACTTCAAGGAGGGGGATTCTGTAAAGAAAGGAGATAAGATTTGCGAATGGGATGCTTACAATGCACTTACTCTTGCAGAGGTAGACGGTACTGCAATGTATGACTCTTTGATTGAGAATGAGACATTTAAGTCTGAGGCATTGGATGAAATTTCCGGCCACTCAGAGAGAGTTGTCATTGAGTCTAAGGATAAGAACAAGAACCCGGCAATTAGAATTGTTGACGCTTCAGGAAATGAGCTGAAGAGCTACAACTTGCCTGTTAATGCTCACATTATGGTGAACAACAAACAGAAAATCAAAGCCGGAGATATTCTTGTAAAAATTCCAAGAACCGCCGGTTCAAAAGCCGGAGATATTACGGGAGGTCTTCCTAGAGTAACTGAATTGTTTGAAGCCCGCAATCCATCTAATCCTGCGATAGTTGCAGAGATTAACGGAGATGTCACCATGGGTAAGATCAAGAGAGGAAACAGGGAGATTATCATCAAGGCAAAGAGCGGAGAGGAGAAGCATTATCTTGTTCCTTTGACAAAACAGATTCTTGTTCAGGAGAACGATTATGTAAGAGCAGGAGATCCGCTTTCAGACGGAGCTATTGCACCTTCAGATATCCTTGCTATTCTGGGACCTACAAAGGTTCAGGAATATATCGTAAACGAGGTTCAGGCAGTTTACAGAATGCAGGGCGTTAAGATTAACGATAAACACTTTGAAGTTATTGTCAGACAGATGATGCGCAAAGTGCAGGTTGTTGATCCGGGCGACACCCGCTTCTTGCCGGAGCAGCTTGTTGACAGACAGGAGTTTATGAAGAGCAATGATGAGCTTTGGGACAAGAAAGTTGTTCTTGACGCAGGCGATTCCAAGAATCTTCAGGCCGGACAGATTGTAACCGTTAGAAAGCTGAGAGATGAAAACTCAATGCTTAAACGCCAGGCTCTCAAGACCGTAGAGGCAAGAGACGCCGTAGCTGCAACTGCAAACCAGATACTTCAGGGAATAACCAAGGCGGCATTAAAGACCAACAGCTTTATGAGCGCCGCTTCCTTCCAGGAGACTACCAAGGTTTTGAGCGAGGCTGCAATCTACGGAAAGACAGACTATTTGGAGGGTCTAAAGGAGAACGTAATTTGCGGACATCCAATACCTGCAGGTACAGGTCTTAGAGACTATGAGAAGATTGTTGTAACTTCTGCAGACGAGTATCGCAGAATGATGCAGGCAACTCAGGAGAACGGTCCTGCAAATTCTGTTGAGTCTCAGATGAAAGCAAACGCAGAGGGAGAAGAAGAAAACAGAGACAATCAGTAA
- a CDS encoding AhpC/TSA family protein, producing the protein MKKFLLILAAVIMVAACGKKEEAGYKVTVKFEGDVPDLKTDARIIMTNMDTSEYAINDTATVVNGQAMFTGSVKSPDLVVIRFLGVDQSGSSRNICTLFLENDTYTISVPADTNEEPVITGGRTQHVVDSLNTVAKSIIKAAKLDTLQSMFETATDVMKDSITTVRKKVYEDINNVFTNYINKHPHSMFALYQDAMQIEYMPADSAMKLEKEFASIPEYANNKYFKKIQKYVSGESNFAVGKQAPDFTENDPAGNPIKFSDIYKQNKITMVDFWASWCSPCRQFNPILRRLYYKYKNKGFGILGVSLDKEQDAWLDAIAKDRLSWPQVSDLKGWDNAVSKAYLVTSIPQNIFVDSTGRIVLSRAEEDEIDSFLNDNLNQQ; encoded by the coding sequence ATGAAAAAATTTTTATTGATTCTGGCGGCGGTAATCATGGTTGCTGCATGCGGGAAAAAAGAAGAGGCAGGCTACAAAGTCACCGTAAAATTTGAAGGTGATGTACCTGATTTGAAGACAGATGCAAGAATAATCATGACCAATATGGATACTTCCGAGTATGCCATAAATGATACTGCAACGGTAGTGAACGGACAGGCAATGTTCACCGGTTCTGTCAAATCTCCTGACCTTGTGGTAATCAGATTTCTTGGCGTTGACCAAAGCGGCTCATCCAGAAATATTTGCACGCTCTTTTTGGAAAACGACACATACACTATCTCAGTTCCGGCGGACACAAATGAGGAACCTGTAATAACGGGAGGCAGAACACAACATGTTGTAGACTCGTTAAACACTGTGGCAAAGAGCATTATAAAGGCGGCGAAATTAGACACGCTGCAATCAATGTTTGAAACCGCAACAGATGTTATGAAAGATTCCATCACAACTGTTAGGAAAAAAGTTTATGAAGACATTAACAACGTTTTTACAAACTACATTAACAAACACCCCCACTCTATGTTTGCGCTTTACCAAGACGCAATGCAAATAGAATATATGCCTGCAGACTCTGCAATGAAATTGGAAAAAGAATTTGCATCAATTCCAGAATATGCTAACAATAAATACTTTAAGAAGATTCAAAAATATGTTTCGGGAGAGAGCAACTTTGCGGTTGGAAAGCAGGCGCCTGATTTTACAGAGAATGACCCGGCAGGAAACCCTATTAAATTTTCAGATATATATAAACAGAATAAAATCACGATGGTTGATTTTTGGGCCTCCTGGTGCAGCCCGTGCCGCCAGTTCAATCCAATACTTAGAAGACTGTACTACAAATACAAAAACAAAGGATTTGGAATACTGGGCGTATCACTTGATAAAGAGCAAGATGCGTGGCTGGATGCAATTGCAAAAGACCGTCTTTCATGGCCGCAGGTATCTGACTTAAAGGGATGGGACAACGCCGTTTCAAAAGCATACCTCGTAACATCAATACCGCAAAATATTTTTGTAGACAGCACCGGCAGAATTGTTTTAAGCAGAGCGGAAGAGGATGAGATTGACAGTTTCCTTAATGATAATTTGAATCAGCAATAA
- a CDS encoding RagB/SusD family nutrient uptake outer membrane protein, with product MKKFIYLFIALAFVATSCSLNDQPIDTESQDVAFKTVADAANFANGMNTALRGLSSGSFIYDPDIATDYFNAGLDYGNREGVFHRWEWTASEDVSTSLWATSYYDINEACYLLQGISTLSTADLSDTEIASLKHYQGYAYFVKAYAGYMLLEYFCKPYTSANAASDLGIMLIDKYSSAVDPATAHLSYPGRSTLAASYDWVVSNLDKAYSCLSDVDGDVGSTTLTVDAVVAMQARVALAMQNWSLAAQKAASLVDAGTYPLAADYDDMNNIWTYDSGDECIVQMDASFNPSSLPASNDPGYVSYSVGSSNAAKAPRYAPDYIPEKWFISGYANNDLRLLWIWLDYDKEAGNFVTRGVCKYNSASGDAYLLNKFPGNPDLRTPGSTWAYSNHVNKIKLFRIAEQYLIAAEAYAMMGNTTLANKYLSEFTQARIVGSSALSLSGNFLLARIKKERTLEFVGEGFHFFDLKRWGDSMERTGAQNASIISNAGSPTMEYLAKDPTDHRWLWPIPQAEIDANPQIKNQQNPGY from the coding sequence ATGAAGAAATTTATTTATCTATTTATAGCTCTGGCATTTGTTGCAACATCTTGCAGCTTGAATGACCAGCCGATTGATACAGAGAGCCAGGATGTTGCCTTTAAGACAGTTGCCGATGCCGCCAATTTTGCCAACGGCATGAATACTGCCTTGAGAGGTCTCTCTTCCGGTTCTTTTATTTATGACCCTGATATTGCTACTGATTACTTTAATGCAGGGTTGGATTATGGTAACAGAGAGGGCGTTTTCCACAGATGGGAATGGACTGCATCAGAGGATGTAAGCACATCTCTTTGGGCTACATCATACTATGATATCAATGAAGCTTGCTATCTTCTGCAAGGCATCAGCACATTAAGTACAGCTGACCTTTCAGACACAGAAATAGCTTCTCTTAAGCACTATCAAGGTTATGCCTATTTTGTAAAGGCTTATGCCGGATATATGCTTCTGGAATATTTCTGCAAACCTTATACTTCTGCAAATGCTGCCAGCGACTTAGGTATTATGCTAATTGACAAATACAGTTCAGCTGTTGACCCTGCTACGGCTCACTTGAGCTATCCTGGCAGAAGTACTTTGGCTGCATCTTATGATTGGGTAGTTTCCAATTTGGATAAGGCATATAGTTGCCTTTCTGATGTTGATGGTGATGTTGGTTCTACCACTCTTACTGTTGATGCGGTAGTTGCAATGCAGGCAAGAGTTGCTCTTGCAATGCAAAACTGGAGCTTGGCTGCACAAAAAGCTGCTTCATTAGTTGATGCAGGAACTTATCCTCTTGCAGCAGATTACGATGATATGAATAATATTTGGACTTATGATAGCGGCGATGAGTGCATAGTTCAGATGGATGCAAGCTTTAATCCTTCATCTCTTCCTGCTTCTAATGACCCTGGGTATGTCTCATATAGTGTGGGAAGTTCCAATGCTGCTAAGGCTCCAAGATATGCTCCAGATTATATTCCGGAGAAGTGGTTCATTAGTGGTTATGCAAATAATGATTTGCGCCTTCTTTGGATTTGGCTTGATTATGATAAAGAGGCTGGCAATTTTGTTACCCGCGGAGTTTGCAAGTATAACTCTGCTAGCGGGGATGCATATTTGCTAAACAAGTTCCCCGGCAACCCGGATTTGAGAACTCCCGGTTCAACTTGGGCTTATTCCAACCACGTAAACAAGATTAAATTGTTTAGAATTGCCGAGCAGTATCTTATTGCAGCTGAGGCTTATGCAATGATGGGCAATACTACCCTTGCAAACAAATATTTGTCAGAGTTTACTCAGGCTAGAATAGTAGGTTCTTCCGCACTTAGTTTGAGCGGGAATTTCTTGCTTGCAAGAATTAAGAAAGAAAGAACTTTGGAATTCGTTGGTGAAGGTTTCCACTTCTTTGATTTGAAGAGATGGGGAGATTCAATGGAGAGAACAGGTGCTCAGAATGCAAGCATTATTTCTAATGCCGGTTCTCCTACTATGGAGTACTTGGCTAAGGACCCTACGGATCACAGATGGTTATGGCCTATACCTCAGGCAGAGATCGACGCTAATCCTCAGATTAAGAATCAGCAGAATCCTGGTTACTAA